The Longimicrobium terrae region CGCGGGCGTGGGCGGATCGCTGCGGGATGAAATTGCGCACTCCGACGTCGTGCTCACCAACGCGGCCGGTGTCTACGCCGAGCCGATGGCGGATACGGTGCTGGCGATGATGCTGCACTTTGCCCGCGGGCTGGACTTCGCCGTGCGCGCCCAGGCGGACCGCCGCTGGGACAAGGCCCCGTTCGACGACGCCGAATCGCCCATCCGCGAACTGAACGAGGCCACGGTGGGCATCGTGGGCCTGGGCGGCATCGGGCGGGCGGTGGCGCACCGGGCCTCGGCGCTGGGAATGACCGTGGTCGCCAGCCGCCGCGGCGGGGGAGACGGGCCCGACGGGGTGGAGGTCTTCCATGGAGAGGACGCGCTCGATCAACTGCTGCCGCGCGCGGACTTCCTCGTCGTCACCGTGCCGCTGACGGCGGAAACCGAGGGGCTGATCGGCGCGCGGGAGCTGGCGATGCTGCCGGAGGGCGCCGTGGTCATCAACGTGGCGCGCGGCGCGGTGTTGGACGAGCGGGCGCTGATCGATGCGCTGCGCTCCGGACGGCTGCGCGGCGCGGGGCTGGACGTGTTCGCGCGCGAGCCGCTGCCGGACGATTCGCCCCTGTGGACTCTTCCCAACGTCCTGGTGACGCCCCATGTTTCGGGCGCGTCGCACCGCTTCTGGCGGCGCCAGACGGAGCTGATCGTGCAAAACATCCGGCGGTACGCGGCGGGCGGGCCCCTGCGGAACACCGTCGACAAGAAGGCGGGCTACTAGCTTGGAAAACATCATCACCGCGGCGGTGCAGCGCGGGGCCAGCGACCTGCACATCAAGGCGGGCGACGTGTTCCGCGCCCGCATCAACGGATCCCTCATCCCCCTCACCAAGCAGCGGCTTACCCCCGAACAGACGCGCGCCATCGCCCTCAAGCTCATCCCCAACGAGCGCGACCGGCAGGCCTTGGACGACCTGCAGGACTACGACTGCTCGTGGGGACTCCCCGGCGTGGGCCGCTTTCGCGTGAACATCCTGCGCCAGCGCGGCAGCTTCATGGTGGTGATGCGGGTGATTCCGTTCGAGATCCCCACGCTCGACGCGCTGGGGCTGCCGCCGGTGGTGCAGGACGTGGCGGCGCTGGAGCGCGGCCTGGTGCTGGTCACCGGGGTGACGGGTTCCGGCAAGAGCAGCACGCAGGCCGCCATGATCGGCTTCATGAACAACAACATGCGGCGGCACATCGTCACGCTGGAGAACCCCATCGAGTTTCTGCACCGTGACGTGAACTGCTCCATCACGCAGCGCGAAGTGGGGATCGACACGGACACCTTCCGCGTAGGTCTCCGCGCGGCGCTGCGGCAGGACCCGGACGTGATCCTGATCGGCGAAATGCGCGACAGCGAATCCATCGACATCGCGCTCAAGTCCGCCGAAACGGGGCACCTGGTCATCAGCACCGTGCACACCAAGGACGCGGCCAGCACCATCAGCCGCCTGGTGGCCACCTTTCCGCCGGAAGAGCAGAAGGTGGTGCGCCTGCGCCTGGCGGAGCAGCTGCAGGCCGTGATCTCGCAGCGCCTGCTGCCCAAGAAGGACGGCAAGGGACGCGTGCTGGCGGCGGAGGTGATGGTCGTCAGCGGCACCATCCGCGACTGCATCGCCGACGAAAACCGCGCCTCGGAGATCCCGGAGCACATCGCGGGCGGGCGCACCACGTATGGCATGCAGACGTTTGACCAGTGCCTGATGGACCTGGTGATGAGCGGGCAGGTGGATTACGGCGTGGCCAAGGCGGCCGCCAGCAACCCCGGCGACTTTGAGCTGAAGCTCAACATGCTGTCCGGCGGGGGCGCCCCCGGCGCGCAGAACGGCGGCGCCGGGATGGCCGGCATTTCTTCCGAATACTTCTGATGGAATACGCGCTGCTGGCCCTGTCCCAGGCCGCCGGGCTGCTGCTGGTGCCCTTTGGCCTTCCCGGCACCTGGCTTCAGGTCGCGGGGATGGCGGGATACGCGTGGGCCACGGACTTCACCCGCATCGGCTGGCCCACGCTGGCCGCCGCCGTCGTCCTGGCCATCATCGGCGAGGTGGTGGAGTTCACCATCGGGGCCCGGTACACGCGGATGTACGGAGGCAGCCAGCGCGCGGCGTGGGGCGCCATCCTCGGCGGGCTGGTGGGCGCGGTCGTCGGCGTTCCCGTCTTCCTCATCGGCAGCGTGATCGGCGCCTTCATCGGCGCGTTCGTGGGCGCGGTGGTGATGGAGATGACGCGCGGGCCGGAGTGGCGCGCGGCGCTGCGGGCGGGGTGGGGCGCGTTTCTGGGACGGCTGGTGGCGACCGTGGCCAAGGCGGCCGTGAGCGTGGTGATCGCGGCCCTGGCGCTGGTGTCGGCGCTTGGTTGATCCCCGCCGCGCGCCCGATGCGGCGCGCGAAATGGACCGCGTGCTGCGCGCCCCGCGCTTTGCCGACGCGCTGCGGGGCGCGGCCGCGGCGGCGCTGGAGCCGGCCGGGATGCGGCTGGAAACGGTGCTGATGCGCGACGGCGCCGCGCTCCGCGAGCACCCGGCGTGGGTCCCCGCCGGCCAGCCGCCGCGCGCCGTGAGCGCCGGGACCGCGGCGGAGGCCGTGGCGCGCGCGCTCGCCTCGGGGATGCCGGAGGCGATGGACGGCATGGGGCGCGGCGTGGCCCTTCCCCTCCTCGGCTCGGAGGACGCACCCTTCGCCATCCTCCTGGTGGACGCGGCGGACGCGGACGCGGAGGCACGGGCCTCCTCCGTCGCCCTGCTCGCCGCCGTGGGACCGGCGCTGCACGCGCGGTGGCGGGTGGAGTCTGCCGAGCAGGCCCGCGACGCCGCGGAGCGCCGATCGCGGCTGTACGGCGCCATCTGCGAGTCGCTGGGTGATCCCGTGCTGGTGACGGACCGCCGCAACCGCATCCTGCTGGAGAACGGGCGTGCCCGCGCGCTGCTTTCCTCCGCGCCGGACGCGCCGGAAGAGCACCGGCGCCGCGCGGAGGTGAACAACTACCTGTTCACCTCCTTTCTGGCGCGCCCTCCCGCCGCGCAGGGCGAGCCGCGCGAACTGACGCTCGTGGATCCGGAGACGGGGGCGGAGCGGCGCTTTGAGGCCGTGCCCGCGCCGCTGCCGCAGGGCGCCAGCTTTCCGGACGACGGCACGGTGTCGCTGCTGCGCGACGTCACCGACCTGCGCAACACCTCCCACCAGCTGGGCCACCAGGTGCGGCGCGCGCGGCAGGCGGAGTCCACCGCGCGCGCGGAACGCGATCAGCTGAACCTCGTCCTGGCCCACGCCGGCGCGCCCATCGTGGTCACCGACCACCGCGGCGCGGTCATGTTGATGAACCGCGAGGCGCAGCGGCTGTTCGGGCCGCGGCCGGACGGCGCGCCCGACCCGCGCGCCGCATCCAACGCGGAGCGCATCTTTGCCGCCGTGGAGGAGTTCACCGCGGGGGACGAGGCGGCCGCGGTCACCCGGGTGGAGCTGCGCGAAACCGAGTCGCCGCGCGACCTGCCCGCGGAGCTGATCTGCGCGCGCATCCGCGACGGCGACAACGCGACGGCCGCCGTCGTCTGCATCCTGCACGACCGCACGCATGAGGTAGAAAACGCGCGCCTCGCGTCCGAGCTGGCGCGGGTGAACGCGGGGCTGCAGCAGTCCATCCGCGAAGCGACCGCCGAGTTGACGGACCAGAACCGGCAGCTGGCGTGGCAGCGGCAGGAGTTGGAGCGCGCGTACCGGCACAAGAGCGAGTTTCTGGCGAGCATGAGCCACGAGCTGCGCACCCCCATCAACGCGCTGCTGGGATACACGGCGCTGATGCGGGAGCGCATCTACGGCGACCTTACCGAGCGGCAGGACGAGGCGCTGCAGCGGGTGCAGACGGCCAGCGAGCACCTGCTGGCGCTGGTGAACGACATTCTGGACCTGGCGAAGATCGAGGCGGGGCGCATGCCGCTGCACCTGGAGCCGCTGGCGCTGGGGGGGCTGGTGCAGGAGCTGGCGGACGGGCTGGAGCCGATGGCGCACGCCCGCGGGCTGCGCCTGCTGGTGGACGTGCCCGACACGCTTCCCGTGCTGCTGACGGACCGCATGCGGCTCAAGCAGATTCTGCTGAACCTGATGAGCAACGCGGTCAAGTTCACGCACCAGGGCTCGGTGACGCTGCGCGCGCGCACGGTGGCGGAAGGGGTGGAGGTGCAGGTGGCGGACACCGGCATCGGCATCTCGCAGAACGACCTGCGCGGCATCTTTGACGATTTCCGGCAGGCGGACCAGTCGTCCACGCGCGAGTACGGCGGAACCGGGCTGGGGCTGTCCATCGTCCGCAAGCTGCTGGGGCTGCTGGGCGGATCGATTCACGTGGAGTCGCGGCCGAGCGAAGGCTCCGTCTTTACCGTGAGCCTGCCGGTGCGCACGGTGATGGCGCGCGAGGGCGAGGAAGCCATCCACCGCGCCATGCACGGGCAGGCGGTGGTGGTGGAGGACGGCGTGGCCCGCGCGCTGCCGCCGCCGGAGTCCGCCCGCGGCTGAAAACGTGTCGGTCGATGACGGGCGCGGGGTGGAGAGCGTACCTGTCGGCGCGCGGTGTTTCCGGCCTGGAGCATTGTCCGCCCGGGGCTGCAAAAGGATGAGCGTCGGTTGATGACGGACGTGGGGCGCGGAGCGTACCGGCTGGCGGTGTTCGACTTCGACGGAACGCTCGCGGATTCGTTTCCGTGGTTTCTGGGGGCGGTGAACCAGGCGGCGGAGCGGTACCGCTTCCGGCGGATCGAGGATGGGGATGTGCAGATGCTCCGCGGGCTCAGCGCGCGGAGCATTGTTGCGCATCTGCGCGTGCCCGCGTGGAAGCTGCCGCTGGTTGCGCGGTACATGCGGCGGCTCGCGGCGGCGGAAATCGGGCGGATCACGCCGTTCGGCGGCGTGCTTCCGCTTCTGCATATTCTGGCGGACCGCGGCGTGGCGCTGGCCGTGGTCACCTCCAACTCACGGGAGAACGTCGCCTGCGTGCTGGGGCCGGAGATTGCCGCGCGTGTCGGGTTGTGGGAGTGCGGGGCGTCGCTGTTCGGCAAGGCGCGGCTGTTCCGGCGGGTGGTGGCGCGCGCGGGGGTGGATCCGGCGCGCGCCCTGTGCATCGGCGACGAGGTGCGGGATGCGGAGGCGGCGCGGGCAGCGGGCGTTGCGTTCGGCGCGGTCACGTGGGGATACACGTCCGCTGATACGCTCCGCGCACAGAATCCGGCGTACCTGTTTCACTCCGTTCCGGACATCGCCGCGGCGTTCGAGGGGTGATGGGCGGGTTCTGTGTGGATGGCGGATACAGGCGGATGCCCGAAGTCGGTTGAGCGGATGAATCCGCCGCTCCAACAGCGCAAAGCCCCGACACGACGCGCTGGCGCGCGACGTTCGGGGCTTCAACTGCATGGGGATCCTGGGCGATGATCGGTGCGCGGCGCGTGGTTGGACCGGGCGGACAATAGATCCTTCGTCGGCGCCAAGCCGCGGCGTGGCGGAGGGTGCGGCCGGCGCCTCCTCAGGATGACATGTTGTTGCGGGGATGTCAGTTACCACGCCCACGCCCAGCCATGTCATCCTGAGGGAGCGTGCGCCGTGCTTTCCGTCCCGCCGAACGTTGCGCGACCGAAGGATCTACTCTCCGCCAAGCCAACCACGCGAATCGCGCCGAAGCCCGCCGCCGCAGTCCGCGCAGGCGGACTTCGTGCCTTTCCAGCGGCGAATTCATTCGCTCCTGGACGGCGGCTCGGCCGATGCTGGTCGGGATGACACCTCACCTGATTCTCCTCTTCCGCCACGCGCGGCACGGAATGCCTCCGGCGAATCCCATCCGCCGAACGCTCCGGCATCGTCCATGCGCCTGCGGTGCGACCTGTCCATCCACGCACCCCTTGCAGCTGATCGATGACGGAACGCGAAGCGCAGAGCAGCAAGCCCTCACCGGGGTCCGCCGGGCACGAGTCCGCGCGGGAGCGCATCGTTCTCCAGGCGGCGGACGGCGCGCGGGCGGAGGTGTACCTGCACGGCGCGCACGTGACCTCGTGGACGCCCGCGGGCGCGGACCGCGACGCGCTGTTCCTGAGCGCCAACGCAGATTTCGGCGACGGCAAGGCGATCCGCGGCGGCATTCCGGTCATCTTTCCGCAGTTCGCCGCGGAAGGCCCGCTCCCCAAGCACGGCTTTGCGCGGGACCGCGCGTGGCGGCTTGTGGCTGGCGAGCGGCCGGATCAGGCGCTCTTCGAGTTGGCGGACACGCCGGAAACGCGCGCCATCTGGAATCACGCGTTCCGGGCCGAACTGCGCGTCACCGTCTCCGGCGCGGCGCTGGAGGTGGCGCTCACGGTGCAGAACACGGGTGACACGCCTTTCTCCTTTACCGCCGCGCTGCACACCTATCTACGCGTGGATGACATCGCGCGGACGGTCCTGCGCGGACTGCGGGGCACGCGCATCCGCGACAAGGTGGCGGGCGGGGATCGCGTGGAGGAGGCGGATGAACTGCGGATCGCGGGCGAGGTGGACCGGGTGTACCTGGACGCGCCGCCCTCGCTGGAGATGGTGGATGGCGAGCGGCGGATGACCATCCAGTCCAACGGCTTTCCCGACACGGTCGTGTGGAATCCCGGCGCCGCACTCGCCGCGCGCCTGGCGGACCTGGAGCCCGGCGGCGAGCGGCGGATGCTGTGCGTGGAAGCCGCCGCGGTCGGCACGCCGGTGCACCTGGAGCCCGGCGCGCGCTGGACGGGCTCGCAGACGCTGACGGCCGGATGACGGCATCCCATTCCGGCCATCTCCGCGACGAGTTCGGCGAGATCGACATCTACCTGTTCGACCAGCTTCTCCGCGGGCGCTTCGACGCGTACCGCACGGTGCTGGACGCGGGGTGCGGCGCCGGGCGCAACCTGGTGTGGTTTCTCCGCAACCGGTTCGAGGTGTTCGCCGTCGACCGCGACGAGGGTTCCGTGCTGCGCGTGCGCCAGTTGATGGCCGACCTTGCGCCGCATCTGCCGCCGGAGCGCGTGCAGCAGGCGGAAGTGGAGTCGCTGCCGTACGCGGATGCGTCCATGGATGCCGTGCTGAGCAGCGCCGTGCTGCACTTTGCGCGCGACCAGGCGCACTTCGACGCCATGGTGAACGAGATGTGGCGCGTTCTGCGTCCCGGCGGTCTGTTCTTCGCGCGGCTGGCGACCACGATCGGCATCGAGGACCGGGTGCGGCCGCTGGGCGGCGAGCGCTACCGGCTTCCGGACGGCAGCACACGCTTTCTGATGGATGAGGCGCGGCTGCTGGAGCGCACGTCCGCGCTGGGCGCCACCCTGGCCGATCCGATCCGGACAACGAACGTGCAGAACCTGCGGGCGATGACCACGTGGTGCCTCATCCGCCCCGCCTGAAGGAATGATCCCGATGCGCACACCATGATGACCGAAACCCGCCCGGACGCCGGATACGTCGTTCCGCGCCGCTTCATCCGCCACACCGCCGACGTGCCGCTGGAGGTGGAGCGCACGGGCGGCGGGGCGGGGCTGAAGCCGTCCGCCACGAACGTGAGCTTCGGCGGGCTCTCCTTTGTCTCGGACGAGGAACTGCCTATGGGGACGGAGATCCGCGTGCGCATCACGCAGGTGGATCCGCCGTTCGACGCCGAGGCGCGCGTGGTGTGGTGCAAGGCCGAGGGTGACGCCTTCTGTATCGGCGTGCAGTTTCTGGGGAAGGAAGACGCCTTTCGCATCCGGATGGTGGAGCAGGTGTGCGCCATCGACCAGTACCGGCGGGAGTCCGCGGAGCAGGGGCGCGAGTTGACGCCGGAAGAGGCCGCGACGGAGTGGATTACGCGCTTCGCCGACCGCTTTCCGTCATCCTGATCATCATCCCGCGAGGACGGACGAGGTTGATGCGGACCAGGGATGGCGGCTTCCGGGAGCGGTTGCGGCGGAGCGCGCGGGGCGCGAAACTGAGGACGTGAACACTTCTCTGCTTTCGTTTGCTCTGGCCGTGCTGGCCGTGGCTGGATGCGTCGCCCTGCTGGTGCGCAGCGGGCGTGCGTTGCTGCGCGTGGGCCTGAACGCGGCCGAGGCGCAGGCCGTCTCCGGCCTGGCCGACGTCAGCGAGCGCCGCGGCGACCTGACCGGGCTGATGGAGAGCCGGTCCACGGCGGCGGCGCTGCGCTCCGCACGCCGAAAGAATCTGGCGACCGCGGCGATGTACGTGCTGCTGCTGGTGGGTGCGCCGCTCGCGGGGTTCGGGCGCGAGGTGTACGCTACCTGCGCGCTGCTCTGGTTTCTGCCTACGCGCCCCGTTCGCCCGTCCGGCGTGCTGCGTGTGAACGAGCGGGAGCCGCACGGCGGCTGAGGAGCGGGAGTCGCTTACGACAGGAATGGAGAAGGGCTGAAAGCCTCGCGCGAGCGGGGCTTTTTTCGTGGCGCGAAGGCCGGGGCGGCCCCCATCCGGGCCGGCACGACCGGCTCATCCTCCGCCGATCAAGACCGGGGAGAGTTGGGACGGGCGGATGGTTCGGCGCGAGAGGCGGAAATTGGCGCGTGAGCGGATTCCGATGAGCGAATGAATCCGCCGCTCGGACAGCGGAAAGCCCCGACACCGGCCGCTGGCGCGTCCGGTTCGGGGCTTCAAGTGCATCGGAACCCGCGCCGAGATTGCGCCCCCAGTCCGCGGAGGCGGACTTCGTGTCTTTCGAGGCGCGGTTTCAACCGCCGGACGAGGCCCGCCGGCCCGCACCGCCGTCGCTCTCGCGCTGAGGTCTCCCTTTTTCCCGCGGCGCGGGGGAGAGGGCTGGGGAGAGGGGGCCTCTCCAACCGCGCCGAACCATCCGGAGCAATCAGATCCGCAGTTCTCCCCTCTCCGTGCGCAGTTTGCACGGGGAGGGGTCGGGGGAGGGGCCTCACAGCCCGGCGCCGCGCCGATCTCTGCGGACCACCTCGATCTCCGCCGTCATCCGCCTGCTAACCCGCCCGCGCCCCTAACCCGTTCGCGCGCCGCGACCTGTGCCGCATCCGGTATGCTCCCTGCAAACCGCCCGCGCTCCGAACCGATCAGCCATCGCCCCGAGCGGGAGTTTTCAGCATGCTGGACCGCAATCCCATGAACGGCCCCACCGTGTCCAAAAAGGATACGCAGCAGCCCTATCCCGGCACCGACGACGCCATGCACCGCAAGGCGGACCACGGCGAGGAAAGCTACCAAGGCTGCGGCAAGCTCACCGGCCTGGCCGCCGTCATCACCGGCGGGGACAGCGGCATCGGGCGCGCGGTGGCCATCGCGTTCGCCAAGGAGGGCGCGGACGTCGCCATCGGCTACCTGAGCGAGCAGGAAGACGTGGACGCGCAGGAAACCCGGCGCCACGTGGAAGCCGCCGGCCGCCGCTGCCTCGTCCACCGCTTTGACGTGCGCAGCCAGTCCGCCTGCCGCGAGTTCGTCGACCTGGCGGCAAAGGAGTTCGGCCGGCTGGACATTCTGGTCAACAACGCGGCGTACCAGATGGAGCAGCAGGGGATCGAAGAACTCACCGAAGAGCAGATCGACCGGACGTTCCGCACCAACATCTTCGGCTACATCTACATGGCGCAGGCCGCGCTCAAGCACCTCAAGGAAGGCGGTTGCATCATCAACACCGGCTCGGTGACGGCGCTGGAGGGCAACCCGGGGCTCATCGACTACTCGGCCACCAAGGGCGCCATCCACAACTTCACCCTCACCCTCGCGCAGGTGGTGTCGGAGAAAGGGATCCGCGTGAACGCCGTGGCGCCCGGCCCGGTGTGGACGCCGCTCATCCCCGCGACCATGAGCCCGGAAAAGGTCGCCACCTTCGGCGAGGACACCATGTGGAAGCGCCCCGCGCAGCCCATTGAGCTCGCCACCTCGTACGTGTTCCTGGCCTCCGCGGACGCGCGCTACATCTCCGGCGAGATCCTGGCGGTGACCGGAAAGGGCGGCACGCGGTGACGCGGATCGGCTATCACGCCAGCCACGAGCAGTACGCGCCCAGCCGCCTGCTGGACCTCGTCGTCCGCGCGGACCAGGCGGGCTTCCAGTCTGCCATGTGCTCCGACCACTTTCACCCGTGGACGGAAACGCAGGGGCACAGCGGCTTCGCGTGGAGCTGGCTGGGCGCCGCGCTGCAGGCGACGAAGCTTCCCTTTGGCGCCGTGACCGTCCCGGGCGGCTGGCGCTACAACCCCGCCATCATCGCGCAGGCGGCGGCCACGCTGGCGGAGATGTATCCCGGCCGCTTCTGGATCGCCCCCGGCAGCGGCGAACTGCTGAACGAGGGGATCGTCGGCGAGCGCTGGCCGGTCAAGGCGGAGCGCAACGCGCGGCTCAAGGAAGCGTGCGAGATCATCCGCGCGCTCTGGGCAGGCGAAACCGTCACCCACCGCGGGCTGATCACGGTGGAGGAGGCGCGGCTGTACTCCCTTCCCAAGGAGCCGCCCAAGATCGTGGGCGCCGCGCTTTCCCCCGCGACGGCGGAGTGGATCGGCGGGTGGGCGGACGGAATGATCACCACCGTCCGCGCCCGCAAGGACCTGCAGGCCATGATCGACGCGTTCCGCCGCGGTGGCGGGGAAGGGAAGCCCATCTACCTGCAGGCCCAGCTCTCGTTCGCGAAGACCAAGGCGGAGGCGCTGCACGGCGCGTGGGACCAGTGGCGCACCCTGATGCTCCCCACGGCGGTTCTGGGCGAGGTGCGCACGCCGGCGCACTTCGAGGCGCTCGCGGAGATCATGCGGCCGGAGGACGTGGCGGCAAAGATGAGGATCAGCGCCGATCCGGAGCAGCACCTGGAGTGGCTGGCGGAAGACGTGCAGATGGGATTCGAGGAGATCAACCTGCACTGCGTCCACCGTGACGAGCAGGAGCGGTTCATCGACGTATTCGGCGAGCGGGTGCTGCCGCAATTGAGGACCATCGGCGATTCAGGATGACGGACGCGGCGATCGGGGGAACGGGCGGCGGCGAGGCGCCGTGGTGGCGGCGCGGGGTGATCTACCAGATCTATCCGCGTTCCTATCAGGACACCAACGGGGACGGAATCGGCGACCTGCCGGGGATCGTCCGCCGGCTGGACCACCTTGCGTGGCTGGGGGTGGACGCCGTGTGGATCAGCCCGTTCTATCCATCGCCGATGGCGGATTTCGGGTATGACGTGACGGACCACAAGGCGGTGGACCGCGTGTACGGCGGCATCGTGGACTTTGACGACATCGTCCGCGAGGCGCACGCGCGCGGCATCCGCGTCATCGTGGACTACATCCCCAACCACACCTCGCACCGCCATCCGTGGTTCCTCGCGTCGCGCCTGTCGCGGGACGCGGAGCGGCGCGACTGGTACGTGTGGCGCGACGCGGCGCCGGACGGCGGCCCGCCCAACAACTGGGTGAGCGCGTTCGGCGGCAGCGCGTGGGAGTGGGACGCGCACACCCGGCAGTACTACCTGCACACCTTTCTGCGCGAGCAGCCGGACCTCAACTGGCGCAATCCGGAAGTAGTGGAGGCGATGATGGACGTGCTGCGCTTCTGGCTGGAGCGCGGCGCGGACGGCGTGCGGGTGGATGCGGTGCAGGCGGTGGTCAAGGACGAGGCGATGCGCGACAATCCGCCGAATCCCGCCTACGTGGAGGGGCGCGACGATCCGTACGACCGCCTGCTGCGCGAGCGCTCCAGCGACCAGCCCGGCGTGCACGAGGTGATTGCGCGGATGCGCGAGGTGGTGGATGGGTACGGCGGCGGGCGCGTGCTGATCGGAGAGATCTACAACGAGGTGGAGCGCGTGATGGCCTACTACGGCCAGGGCGGGCGCGGTGTCCACTTTCCGTACAACTTCCAGCTGATCAAGCTGCCTTGGAACGCGCGCGCGCTGGAGGCGGCGGTGACGCGGTACGAGTCGCTGCTGCCGGCCGGCGCGTGGCCCAACTGGGTGCTGGGCAACCACGACCGCGCGCGCGTGGCCAGCCGCGTCGGTCCCGCGCAGGCGCGCGTGGCGGCCATGCTGCTGCTGACGCTGCGCGGCACGCCGACCGTCTACTACGGGGACGAGATCGGGATGCGCAACGTGCCGATCCCGCCGGACCGCGTGCGAGATCCGTGGGAGCTGAACCTGCCCGGGCGCGGGCTGGGGCGCGATCCCGTGCGCACGCCCATGCAGTGGTCCGCGGAGGCGAACGCGGGGTTCAGTGCGCAGGAGCCGTGGCTGCCACTGCCGGAGGACTGGCGCGACGTGAACGTGGCCGCGCAGGCGGATGACCCGCGCTCCATGCTGGCGCTTCACCGCAGACTGCTCGCGTTGCGCCGCGCCGAGCCGGCCCTGGCGCTGGGCGACTGGGCCGCCGTGCCCGCCGCGGGCGACGTGCTGGCCTACACGCGCACGCACGGCGGCGACCGGCTGCTCGTCGTCCTCAACCTGGGCGAGACGCCTACGTCCATCGAGGTCGCCGGGGCGGGACGCGTGCTCCTTTCCACCGCGCTGGACCGCGGGGACGAGGCGGTAGATGGGCGGATCGACCTGCGCGGGGACGAGGGCGTGGTGGTGCGGATGGATTGAGGGCGGAAGCGGAGTTCAGGGCGGCTCCCACCCGGGCCCACTACCACGCGGAGGATGGTTGGGGTGCGGGAGGCGTAGTCCAGGGCGGCCCCCACCCGGGCCGGCACCACCGGCCCACCCTCCCCCAAAACAGACTGGGGGAGGGTTGGGGTGGGCGGCAGCCTCGGCGCGGAAAGCCAGGATCATCGCGCGCCCACGCCCTCGAGAGCGAATGAATCCGCCGCTCGAACAGCGGAAAGCCCCGACACGGCGCTATTCGCGCGCCGTTCGGGGCTTCAACTGCATTGGGGACACCATTCGGGGTCCGCCGCCGCAGTCCGCGCAGGCGGACTTCGTGTTTTTCGAGGCGCGGTTTCAACCGCCGGACGAAGGCTGCCGAGCCGCACCGCCGTCCGCCGCCGAGGTTAGGTCTCCCCCTCTCCCGCTTGCGGGAGAGGGGGCCGGGGGGAGAGGGCTGCCCGCCGCCGCGCCAATCCATCCGGAGCAGACAAACCGCCGTTCTCCCCTCCCGGTGCGCTTCCCGCACTAACGCACTAACGCACCCCGCACTCACGCACTTCCCCTACGCACTTCCCCTACGCCGAATCCTCCCGCGGCATCGCATCCTCCGGGCGGTCCATCCGCTGCACCATCACCTTGTCCACGCGGTTGCCGTCCATGTCCACCACCTCCACGCGGTACCCTTCGGCGTAGAAGTGCTGCCCCGGCCGCGGCACGCGCCCCATCCTGGCGAACACGAACCCGCCCACCGTGCGGTACTCGCGGTATTCCTCGCGGCGCTCCGGCAGGTCCAGCGCCTCGCGGAACTCCTCCATGGGCAGCGACGCGTCGATCAGCAGCGAGCCGTCTTCGCGCTTGACGATGGGGGGCGCGGCGGGCGGCCCGCCGAAGCTGGCCATTTCCCCCGCGATCTCCTCCAGCAGATCGTTCAGCGTCACGATCCCCTCGGTGCCGCCGTACTCGTTCACCACGATGGCCATGTGCACCGGGCTTTCGCGAAAGCGCTCCAGCAGGTCCAGCGCGCGCGTGCTCTCCGGGACGACGAGGGGCGGCTTCACGAACGGGCGCAGGTCCTCCACCCGCGTGCCGGAAAGCTCCGCCGCCCACAGGTCCTTGGTGGCCACCACGCCCAGAATGCGGTCGATGGCGCCGTCGCACAGCAGGTAGCGCGAAAGCCGGTTGGCCACCATCTGCGCGCGGTTCTCGTCCGGCGGATCGTTCACGTCCAGCCAGGCCACGCGGTGCCGCGGCGTCATCAGGCTCACCACGCGCTGGTCGCCCAGCCAGAAGAC contains the following coding sequences:
- a CDS encoding DUF456 domain-containing protein, whose protein sequence is MEYALLALSQAAGLLLVPFGLPGTWLQVAGMAGYAWATDFTRIGWPTLAAAVVLAIIGEVVEFTIGARYTRMYGGSQRAAWGAILGGLVGAVVGVPVFLIGSVIGAFIGAFVGAVVMEMTRGPEWRAALRAGWGAFLGRLVATVAKAAVSVVIAALALVSALG
- a CDS encoding HAD hydrolase-like protein — translated: MTDVGRGAYRLAVFDFDGTLADSFPWFLGAVNQAAERYRFRRIEDGDVQMLRGLSARSIVAHLRVPAWKLPLVARYMRRLAAAEIGRITPFGGVLPLLHILADRGVALAVVTSNSRENVACVLGPEIAARVGLWECGASLFGKARLFRRVVARAGVDPARALCIGDEVRDAEAARAAGVAFGAVTWGYTSADTLRAQNPAYLFHSVPDIAAAFEG
- a CDS encoding type IV pilus twitching motility protein PilT, which gives rise to MENIITAAVQRGASDLHIKAGDVFRARINGSLIPLTKQRLTPEQTRAIALKLIPNERDRQALDDLQDYDCSWGLPGVGRFRVNILRQRGSFMVVMRVIPFEIPTLDALGLPPVVQDVAALERGLVLVTGVTGSGKSSTQAAMIGFMNNNMRRHIVTLENPIEFLHRDVNCSITQREVGIDTDTFRVGLRAALRQDPDVILIGEMRDSESIDIALKSAETGHLVISTVHTKDAASTISRLVATFPPEEQKVVRLRLAEQLQAVISQRLLPKKDGKGRVLAAEVMVVSGTIRDCIADENRASEIPEHIAGGRTTYGMQTFDQCLMDLVMSGQVDYGVAKAAASNPGDFELKLNMLSGGGAPGAQNGGAGMAGISSEYF
- a CDS encoding PAS domain-containing sensor histidine kinase yields the protein MVDPRRAPDAAREMDRVLRAPRFADALRGAAAAALEPAGMRLETVLMRDGAALREHPAWVPAGQPPRAVSAGTAAEAVARALASGMPEAMDGMGRGVALPLLGSEDAPFAILLVDAADADAEARASSVALLAAVGPALHARWRVESAEQARDAAERRSRLYGAICESLGDPVLVTDRRNRILLENGRARALLSSAPDAPEEHRRRAEVNNYLFTSFLARPPAAQGEPRELTLVDPETGAERRFEAVPAPLPQGASFPDDGTVSLLRDVTDLRNTSHQLGHQVRRARQAESTARAERDQLNLVLAHAGAPIVVTDHRGAVMLMNREAQRLFGPRPDGAPDPRAASNAERIFAAVEEFTAGDEAAAVTRVELRETESPRDLPAELICARIRDGDNATAAVVCILHDRTHEVENARLASELARVNAGLQQSIREATAELTDQNRQLAWQRQELERAYRHKSEFLASMSHELRTPINALLGYTALMRERIYGDLTERQDEALQRVQTASEHLLALVNDILDLAKIEAGRMPLHLEPLALGGLVQELADGLEPMAHARGLRLLVDVPDTLPVLLTDRMRLKQILLNLMSNAVKFTHQGSVTLRARTVAEGVEVQVADTGIGISQNDLRGIFDDFRQADQSSTREYGGTGLGLSIVRKLLGLLGGSIHVESRPSEGSVFTVSLPVRTVMAREGEEAIHRAMHGQAVVVEDGVARALPPPESARG
- a CDS encoding D-2-hydroxyacid dehydrogenase, with amino-acid sequence MTAPRRLVIHLRDDARPVYSIPDWAVDEIREALPDGWEVVVPDAPADGRGDGGDDLPPAVLDAVRDAEVYLGYGVPAAVLHAAPGLKWAHTASAGVGGSLRDEIAHSDVVLTNAAGVYAEPMADTVLAMMLHFARGLDFAVRAQADRRWDKAPFDDAESPIRELNEATVGIVGLGGIGRAVAHRASALGMTVVASRRGGGDGPDGVEVFHGEDALDQLLPRADFLVVTVPLTAETEGLIGARELAMLPEGAVVINVARGAVLDERALIDALRSGRLRGAGLDVFAREPLPDDSPLWTLPNVLVTPHVSGASHRFWRRQTELIVQNIRRYAAGGPLRNTVDKKAGY